One stretch of Bacteroidales bacterium DNA includes these proteins:
- a CDS encoding cupin domain-containing protein encodes MKVKSDNIFNLEKYVNDSEKEMFEILLSGNNFKVERIVSTGHITPEGKWYDQQLDEWVLLIQGQARLEFDNNEIIELIPGDYLMIPAHTRHRVAFTSTEPKCIWLAIHTIFSK; translated from the coding sequence ATGAAAGTGAAGAGTGATAATATTTTCAATCTTGAGAAGTATGTAAACGATTCTGAAAAGGAAATGTTTGAAATATTATTGTCCGGTAATAATTTCAAAGTAGAAAGAATTGTTTCGACCGGGCACATTACCCCCGAAGGTAAATGGTATGATCAGCAGCTTGATGAATGGGTTTTATTAATACAGGGTCAGGCAAGGCTGGAGTTTGACAACAATGAAATAATTGAACTTATTCCGGGTGACTATCTGATGATTCCAGCCCATACCCGCCACCGCGTTGCTTTCACTAGTACTGAACCTAAGTGTATCTGGCTGGCAATTCATACCATTTTTAGTAAGTAA